One segment of Mycolicibacterium baixiangningiae DNA contains the following:
- a CDS encoding type I polyketide synthase, whose protein sequence is MTTPLDETALRHWLTDYLVTTVGCSPDDVDPEASFNDLGVGSTDAVVLSGELSELLGRSVSPVEFWQHPTIDALAGFLSAAESEPAAGVPDLAVEPVGAGDEPIAVIGLGCRFPGDIRGPEQLWDFLRDGRSAVGEVPPERWAPFDDGSPEVAAALARTTRWGSFLSDVDAFDADFFEILPREAAKMDPQQRLLLEVAWEALEHAGTPPASLRHSQTGVFVGACLPEYGFLSASDLPGVDAWSNTGGALSIIANRLSYFLDLRGPSFAVDTACSSSLVAVHLACQSLRTGDSKLALAAGVNLLLSPAVFHGFDQAGALSPTGRCRAFDADADGFVRGEGCGVVVLKRLSDAQRDGDRVLAVVRGSAVNQDGRSNGLMAPNPAAQMAVLRSAYANARVQPHAVDYVETHGTGTLLGDPIEARALGTVLGRGRPEQSPLMIGSVKSNLGHLEAAAGVAGLLKAVLALQHGAIPGNLHFHNPNPHIPFDQLRLEVVDGNTDWPATDRPRCAGVSSFGFGGTNAHLVLEQAPEPAVPDREAGEETVPTVSTLVVSGKTPERISSTAQALADWMTGDGQNVPLAEVAHTLNHHRVTHPTFATVCARDRGQAVTGLRALAAGREAPGVVPPHEGRCGQGTVFVYSGQGSQWTGMGRRLLAEEPVFAAAIADLEPAFVEEVGFSLRQVLAEGQPVHGDARVQPVVMGMQLALTELWRSHGVQPDAVIGHSMGEVSAAVVAGALSASEGLQVIAARARLMSRQAGQGAVALLKLDAADTAAMLTQYPGVAVAGHLSPRQTVVAGPPRQVDAVIEAVTAANRFARRVNMEVASHTEAMDAILPEIGTALGDLQPTHPAIPFLSTVADPAEQPVLDARYWMANVRRPVQFSRAVSAAAREYTTFIEVSPHPIMTQAITETLESHSHHHSIGTLSRDGDDTVVFHTNLNAAHTVRPPSTPHPAEPHVVLPATPWHHTRYWLDVVAPARRREPTPEPVAPSGDPLVPADWYYQLSWPVAALSENTGATAQSWLVLADDDGFVTQLGRMLAPMSRMTTLPPSVLEGSDDGTIRTALSGISHVLYAPRPAAGTSASDAGHRLFRSARRLVTAMSSAATVSRTPPPRLFVLTRNAQPIADGDRAEPAHAVLWGLGRTLALEHPEIWGGIIDIDQSVPGVPAARYVIAEAHSGDDEDQVVYRAGVRHVPRIQAATAPTAPPGELDSSASYLVVGATGNIGPHLIRQLADMGAAHIVAVSRSPGSRLQPLADELSVRGTTLTTVAADVTDEAAMGALFDRFGADLPALAGIYLAAFGGGPVTLRDMTDDQISAMFAPKLDAASVLHRLSLTQPVTEFVVFTSISGLLGSRWLAHYAATTTFLDTFVYARRAAGLPATAVNWGLWKSLSDGQGDEELRVTEESGLKPMPDEVAILALRTLTGGTAPTRAVVVAADWPRLAAAYRTRASLTIIDDLAATAEPPAEPAAGESGPAGGDLRTALRDSEPGRRRPMLLEHVTGLVAAVMGVESPQALDPAAGFFHYGMDSLMSVTLQRALSETLGVAVPASVVFDYPTIDALTDHLAGELPEFGADATASDPVGDLTEDELLQQLSDRLSGAR, encoded by the coding sequence ATGACAACACCTCTCGATGAGACGGCACTCCGACACTGGCTGACCGACTATCTGGTGACGACCGTCGGCTGCAGCCCCGACGATGTCGACCCGGAGGCCTCGTTCAACGATCTCGGTGTGGGATCCACCGATGCGGTGGTGCTGTCGGGCGAGCTGTCGGAGTTGCTGGGCCGATCGGTGTCGCCGGTCGAGTTCTGGCAGCACCCGACGATCGACGCGCTGGCCGGGTTTCTCAGTGCGGCGGAGTCGGAGCCGGCCGCAGGTGTTCCCGACCTCGCCGTCGAGCCCGTCGGAGCCGGGGACGAGCCCATCGCCGTGATCGGCCTCGGGTGCCGCTTCCCCGGAGACATCCGCGGTCCCGAACAGCTGTGGGACTTCCTTCGCGACGGTCGCAGCGCGGTCGGCGAGGTGCCGCCGGAGCGCTGGGCGCCGTTCGACGACGGCTCACCCGAAGTCGCGGCCGCTCTGGCGCGGACCACCCGGTGGGGTTCCTTCCTCAGCGACGTCGACGCATTCGATGCCGACTTCTTCGAGATCCTGCCGCGGGAGGCGGCCAAGATGGACCCCCAGCAGCGGCTGCTGCTGGAGGTCGCGTGGGAGGCACTCGAGCATGCGGGGACCCCGCCGGCGTCGCTGCGGCATTCTCAGACCGGCGTCTTCGTCGGCGCGTGCCTGCCCGAGTACGGGTTCCTCTCGGCCAGTGACCTTCCCGGTGTCGACGCCTGGAGCAACACCGGCGGCGCCCTGAGCATCATCGCCAACCGGCTGTCGTACTTCCTCGACCTGCGCGGGCCCTCGTTCGCCGTGGACACCGCGTGTTCGTCGTCGCTGGTCGCGGTGCATCTGGCCTGCCAGAGTCTGCGCACCGGCGACTCCAAGCTGGCGCTGGCCGCCGGCGTGAACCTGCTGCTGTCGCCCGCGGTCTTCCACGGCTTCGACCAGGCCGGCGCGCTGTCGCCGACCGGGCGCTGCCGGGCGTTCGACGCCGACGCCGACGGATTCGTGCGCGGTGAGGGGTGCGGTGTCGTCGTACTCAAGCGGCTCAGCGACGCACAGCGCGACGGCGACCGAGTGTTGGCCGTCGTGCGCGGATCGGCGGTGAACCAGGACGGTCGGTCCAACGGTCTGATGGCGCCGAATCCGGCGGCCCAGATGGCGGTGTTGCGGTCGGCTTATGCAAACGCCCGGGTCCAACCCCATGCCGTCGACTATGTCGAAACCCACGGCACCGGAACACTTCTGGGTGACCCGATCGAGGCGCGGGCGCTCGGAACGGTGCTGGGCCGCGGGCGGCCCGAGCAGTCGCCGTTGATGATCGGATCCGTCAAGTCGAACCTGGGCCACCTCGAGGCGGCAGCCGGGGTGGCCGGCTTGCTCAAGGCGGTACTGGCACTGCAGCACGGCGCCATCCCGGGCAACCTCCACTTCCACAATCCGAACCCCCACATCCCGTTCGACCAGCTGCGGCTCGAAGTCGTCGACGGCAACACCGACTGGCCGGCGACCGACCGGCCGCGGTGTGCCGGGGTGTCCTCGTTCGGATTCGGCGGCACCAACGCCCATCTCGTCCTCGAACAGGCGCCTGAGCCGGCAGTGCCCGACCGGGAGGCCGGGGAGGAAACGGTACCGACGGTGAGCACCCTGGTGGTGTCCGGGAAGACGCCGGAACGGATCAGCTCGACGGCGCAGGCGCTGGCCGACTGGATGACCGGTGACGGACAGAACGTGCCGTTGGCGGAGGTGGCGCATACGCTGAACCACCACCGGGTCACCCATCCGACCTTCGCAACGGTCTGCGCCCGCGATCGCGGCCAGGCGGTGACCGGTCTGCGCGCGCTGGCCGCGGGCCGAGAGGCCCCGGGCGTGGTGCCGCCACACGAGGGTCGCTGCGGTCAGGGCACCGTGTTCGTCTACTCGGGGCAGGGTTCCCAGTGGACGGGGATGGGCCGGCGGCTGCTGGCCGAGGAACCGGTGTTCGCCGCGGCGATAGCCGATCTGGAACCCGCGTTCGTCGAGGAGGTCGGCTTCTCGCTGCGACAGGTGCTCGCCGAGGGACAACCGGTGCACGGCGACGCGCGCGTGCAGCCCGTGGTGATGGGGATGCAGCTGGCGTTGACCGAACTGTGGCGCTCCCACGGCGTCCAGCCCGACGCGGTGATCGGCCACTCGATGGGAGAGGTGAGCGCGGCGGTCGTCGCCGGTGCGCTGAGCGCGTCCGAGGGCTTGCAGGTGATCGCGGCCCGTGCCCGGCTGATGTCCCGGCAGGCCGGACAGGGTGCGGTCGCGCTGCTCAAACTGGACGCCGCCGACACCGCCGCGATGCTCACCCAATACCCGGGAGTGGCTGTGGCGGGACATCTCTCACCCCGGCAGACCGTCGTCGCGGGACCGCCGCGGCAGGTCGATGCGGTGATCGAGGCGGTGACTGCAGCCAACCGGTTCGCCCGGCGGGTCAACATGGAGGTCGCCTCTCATACCGAGGCGATGGACGCGATCCTGCCCGAGATCGGTACCGCACTCGGCGATCTGCAGCCCACCCACCCCGCGATCCCATTCCTGTCCACCGTGGCCGATCCGGCCGAACAGCCGGTCCTCGACGCCCGCTACTGGATGGCCAACGTCCGCAGGCCCGTGCAGTTCAGCCGCGCGGTCAGCGCCGCAGCCCGCGAGTACACCACGTTCATCGAGGTCAGCCCGCACCCGATAATGACCCAGGCGATCACCGAGACGCTGGAGTCACACTCTCACCACCACAGCATCGGCACGCTGTCGCGCGATGGCGACGACACCGTCGTCTTCCACACCAACCTCAACGCCGCGCACACCGTCCGCCCACCGTCGACGCCGCATCCCGCCGAACCCCATGTCGTGCTGCCGGCCACCCCCTGGCACCACACCCGGTATTGGCTCGACGTGGTGGCGCCGGCCCGTCGGCGTGAACCGACGCCCGAACCGGTCGCGCCATCCGGCGACCCGCTGGTGCCCGCAGACTGGTACTACCAGCTGAGCTGGCCGGTTGCGGCGCTGTCCGAGAACACCGGCGCAACAGCGCAATCCTGGCTGGTGCTGGCCGACGACGACGGTTTCGTGACGCAGCTGGGCCGCATGCTCGCACCCATGTCCCGGATGACGACCCTGCCGCCGTCGGTGCTGGAAGGATCCGACGACGGTACGATCCGTACTGCACTGTCCGGCATCAGCCACGTGCTCTACGCACCACGGCCGGCGGCGGGCACGTCCGCTTCCGATGCCGGTCACCGCCTCTTCAGATCGGCCCGACGGCTGGTCACAGCCATGTCGTCGGCGGCGACGGTGAGCCGGACGCCCCCGCCGCGGTTGTTCGTGCTGACCCGCAACGCTCAGCCGATCGCGGACGGCGACCGCGCCGAGCCCGCACATGCCGTGCTGTGGGGGCTGGGCCGCACGCTGGCCTTGGAACACCCCGAGATCTGGGGCGGCATCATCGACATCGACCAGTCGGTGCCCGGCGTGCCCGCCGCGCGGTACGTGATCGCCGAGGCCCACAGCGGCGACGACGAGGACCAGGTCGTGTACCGGGCCGGCGTCCGGCACGTACCGCGGATCCAGGCGGCGACCGCGCCGACAGCGCCGCCCGGCGAACTGGACAGCAGCGCAAGCTATCTCGTCGTCGGCGCCACCGGCAATATCGGGCCGCACCTCATCCGGCAGCTCGCCGACATGGGGGCAGCCCACATCGTGGCGGTCTCCCGTAGTCCGGGTTCGCGGCTGCAGCCACTGGCCGACGAGTTGTCCGTGCGGGGCACGACGCTGACCACCGTCGCCGCCGATGTGACGGACGAAGCGGCCATGGGCGCACTGTTCGACCGGTTCGGCGCCGACCTGCCCGCCCTTGCCGGGATCTACCTGGCCGCCTTCGGCGGTGGGCCGGTAACGCTGCGCGACATGACCGACGACCAGATCAGCGCGATGTTCGCACCCAAGCTCGACGCGGCGTCCGTGCTGCACCGCCTGTCGCTCACCCAGCCGGTGACGGAGTTCGTGGTTTTCACGTCGATCTCCGGTCTGCTCGGCTCCCGCTGGCTGGCGCACTACGCGGCCACCACCACTTTCCTCGACACCTTCGTCTACGCCAGGCGGGCGGCCGGGCTACCCGCCACCGCCGTCAACTGGGGCCTGTGGAAGTCGCTGTCAGACGGTCAAGGCGACGAAGAGCTCCGTGTCACAGAGGAATCCGGCCTCAAGCCCATGCCCGACGAGGTCGCCATCCTCGCGCTGCGGACACTGACCGGCGGCACCGCCCCGACGCGCGCGGTCGTCGTCGCCGCGGACTGGCCGCGACTGGCCGCCGCCTACCGCACCCGGGCGTCGTTGACGATCATCGACGACCTGGCCGCCACCGCGGAACCGCCCGCGGAACCCGCGGCCGGGGAGTCCGGGCCCGCCGGCGGGGACCTGCGCACCGCGCTGCGCGACAGTGAACCGGGGCGACGGCGGCCGATGCTGCTGGAGCACGTCACCGGGCTCGTCGCCGCGGTGATGGGTGTGGAGTCGCCCCAGGCGCTGGATCCCGCCGCGGGCTTCTTCCACTACGGCATGGACTCGTTGATGAGCGTGACTCTCCAACGGGCACTGAGTGAAACGCTCGGTGTCGCGGTGCCCGCCTCGGTGGTGTTCGACTACCCGACCATCGACGCACTGACCGACCATCTGGCCGGGGAACTACCGGAGTTCGGTGCGGACGCCACCGCCTCCGACCCGGTCGGCGATCTCACCGAAGATGAACTTCTACAACAACTTTCCGACCGGTTGAGTGGAGCGCGATGA
- a CDS encoding type I polyketide synthase, translating into MTTGGADRRAIITEALNKIDDLSARLEIAEHGETEPIAVVGIGCRLPGEVNTPDEFWQFLQDGRSGVVRVPPERWDADAFYSADRTVPGTICTTDGGFITSWKPDQFDAEHFSIAPREAEAMDPQQRLLLEVACEALEDAGITGQQIRGSQTSIFVGLTTNDYSLNLAYQLGRESVNAYASFGNAANFAAGRLSYFLGARGPALVIDTACSSSLVSVHLAAQSLRRRESDTALAAGVNLILRPENSIACSQFGMLSPDGRCRTFDAGANGYVRSEGCGVVVLKRLSDARRDGDRVLAVVRGTAVNQDGASSGQTVPNGPAQQELLRRALAACGLRPCDIDYIEAHGTGTALGDPIELDALTRVFADRADSAPLVLGSVKTNLGHLESAAGITGFIKTVLSVAHGRIPKHLHFEKLTPHACEGASRFTIASESMEWPDVERPRRAGVSSFGVSGTNAHVVVEQGPDVVVGEPVSGSSGVSTLVVSGKSEARVASWAGVLADWLEGVGGEVGLAEVAHSVNHHRSRFVKFASVCARDRVGAVAGLRALASGRSGPGVVGPHRGVCGAGTVFVYSGQGSQWVGMGRRLLVDEPVFAAAVAELEPVFVVEAGFSLQSVLAGGESLVGIDRIQPVLVGVQLALTQLWRSYGVHPDAVIGHSMGEVAAAVVSGALSVAQGLRVIVTRSRLMARLSGRGAMALLELDAAGVEAVIADYPQVGVAVYASPRQTVVAGPPDEVDAVVAVVDGRGLLARRIEVDVASHHRTVDPILGELRAGLAGLVGGVPSIRLISTTGGGGAVFDAEYWVANLRDPVCFTQAVAAAAEDHATFIEISPHPLLTHAITDTLADKHHHSIGTLHRDTDDTIAFHTALNATHTVRPPDTPHPSEPHPRVPLTPWQHTRHWIGGAEPTRSDSAPRPDTVLGRHIEVAASGSPSAHLWQARLTPEARPYPGRHRIGGVEVVPASVVLRTFSAVAADIGVPAALSDICLEHPIVVDRPRLVQVTADGQSLTLSSSPDADTSARRWTRHATARFAAPPDAARPRPEGSGSDATPEPFDPASIAELQRAWGIDGQPYAWTVTTCLPVPGGLCAEVDLPRASAAALVDAAVHLGRLADIGDPRLMFPAAADGIRFAADVADTHGLVRVDRRDGGAGNDLVVDITVETLDGTTCLEIRSLRFTGLDSVPAAGDDGAVSLAHAVEWQPREEYTATERSDSQGTLAVVGRSDTARLLCDRLTGAGFDGAGFDDAGFDEAGVDDARHVVYLAGAGADQPGEPDIDWAAQMVDEVADLVRRLSERHDDHPVRLWIITTGVREAVDPDALAQSCLWGLAGVVGAEQPQLWGGLVDLPAGADIGEIAPTLASMLPHPTRSVVAVRDGTVLWPVFVPITDPPAREPIRCRPDAAYLITGGMGALGVLMADWLAERGARRLVLAGREALPPRREWDAAHGDPDTRRKIAAIRALEKRGVGVDAVALDIGSREQLQALLDERDAAGAPPVRGVIHAAGLTESQLLTELDEHRLRRTLWPKVQGAQVLDQVFAPGTLDFLYLTASAGAVFGVPGQGAYAAANAYLDCLARARHHRGDDTVSLDWVAWQGLGFASDAHIVVQELERIGSRPITSDEAFAAWEHVSRHRVAQAVMAPLRSAGSGGLDGEAALGPEWEWSVMSHEEVRSILERELQTILAGELGMGDADLELDRPFADMGLDSVMAMSVRRAAEQLIGVELSATMLWNHPTIAGLATYLTNKLLPQSDSTATVGSDFDVVPDADGSVLDALFDSVDPATAGSESGI; encoded by the coding sequence ATGACCACTGGAGGGGCCGACCGCCGAGCGATCATCACCGAGGCACTGAACAAGATCGACGACCTCAGTGCGCGCCTGGAGATCGCCGAACACGGCGAGACCGAACCCATCGCCGTCGTCGGCATAGGGTGCCGGTTGCCGGGCGAGGTCAACACACCCGATGAGTTCTGGCAGTTCCTGCAGGACGGGCGCAGCGGCGTCGTGCGCGTTCCGCCGGAGCGATGGGACGCCGACGCGTTCTATTCGGCCGACCGCACCGTGCCGGGGACGATATGCACCACCGACGGCGGGTTCATCACCTCCTGGAAGCCCGATCAGTTCGACGCCGAACACTTCAGCATCGCGCCGCGTGAGGCCGAGGCGATGGATCCACAGCAGCGATTGCTGCTGGAAGTCGCCTGCGAGGCACTGGAAGACGCGGGCATCACCGGCCAGCAGATCCGGGGCAGCCAGACATCGATCTTCGTCGGCCTCACCACCAACGACTATTCGCTCAACCTGGCGTACCAGCTGGGGCGCGAAAGCGTCAACGCCTACGCCTCTTTCGGCAACGCCGCCAATTTCGCCGCCGGCCGATTGTCGTACTTCCTCGGGGCACGCGGTCCAGCGCTGGTGATCGACACCGCGTGTTCGTCGTCGTTGGTGTCGGTGCACCTGGCCGCGCAGAGCCTGCGTCGGCGGGAGAGCGACACCGCGCTCGCGGCCGGGGTGAACCTGATCCTGCGACCGGAGAACAGCATCGCCTGCTCGCAGTTCGGGATGCTGTCCCCGGACGGCCGCTGCAGGACGTTCGACGCAGGCGCCAACGGCTACGTCCGCAGCGAGGGCTGCGGTGTGGTGGTTCTCAAGCGGCTCAGCGATGCGCGACGCGACGGGGACCGCGTGTTGGCGGTGGTGCGCGGTACGGCCGTCAACCAGGACGGCGCCAGCAGCGGGCAGACCGTGCCCAACGGTCCGGCCCAACAGGAGTTGCTGCGCCGGGCGCTGGCCGCGTGCGGGCTGCGGCCCTGCGACATCGACTACATCGAAGCGCACGGCACCGGAACCGCACTGGGTGATCCCATCGAACTCGACGCGCTCACCCGGGTTTTCGCCGACCGGGCCGATTCGGCACCACTGGTGCTCGGCTCGGTCAAGACCAATCTGGGCCACCTCGAATCCGCCGCCGGCATCACCGGTTTCATCAAAACCGTACTGAGCGTCGCGCACGGCCGCATTCCGAAACACCTGCACTTCGAAAAGCTGACTCCCCACGCGTGTGAGGGCGCCTCCCGTTTCACGATCGCCTCCGAGTCGATGGAGTGGCCGGACGTGGAACGTCCGCGTCGTGCGGGGGTGTCGTCGTTCGGTGTGAGTGGGACGAATGCGCATGTGGTGGTGGAGCAGGGGCCGGATGTGGTGGTGGGGGAGCCGGTTTCGGGTTCTAGTGGGGTGTCGACGTTGGTGGTGTCGGGGAAGTCTGAGGCGCGGGTGGCGTCGTGGGCTGGTGTGTTGGCTGATTGGTTGGAGGGGGTTGGGGGTGAGGTGGGGTTGGCCGAGGTGGCGCATTCGGTCAATCATCATCGGAGTCGGTTTGTGAAGTTCGCGTCGGTGTGTGCGCGTGATCGGGTGGGGGCGGTTGCGGGGTTGCGGGCGTTGGCGTCTGGTCGGTCGGGGCCGGGTGTGGTTGGTCCGCATCGGGGGGTGTGTGGTGCGGGGACGGTGTTTGTGTATTCGGGGCAGGGTTCGCAGTGGGTGGGGATGGGTCGGCGGTTGTTGGTCGATGAGCCGGTGTTTGCGGCGGCGGTGGCGGAGTTGGAGCCGGTTTTCGTTGTGGAGGCTGGTTTTTCGTTGCAGTCGGTGTTGGCTGGTGGTGAGTCGCTGGTGGGTATTGATCGTATTCAGCCGGTGTTGGTGGGTGTGCAGTTGGCGTTGACGCAGTTGTGGCGGTCCTATGGGGTGCATCCGGATGCGGTGATTGGGCATTCGATGGGTGAGGTGGCTGCTGCGGTGGTGTCGGGGGCGTTGTCGGTGGCGCAGGGGTTGCGGGTGATCGTGACGCGGTCGCGGTTGATGGCTCGGTTGTCGGGTCGGGGGGCGATGGCGTTGTTGGAGTTGGATGCTGCCGGTGTTGAGGCGGTGATCGCTGATTATCCGCAGGTGGGGGTGGCGGTGTATGCCTCGCCGCGCCAGACGGTGGTGGCTGGTCCGCCTGATGAGGTGGATGCGGTGGTGGCGGTGGTTGATGGGCGGGGTTTGTTGGCTCGTCGTATCGAGGTGGATGTGGCGTCGCATCACCGTACGGTGGATCCGATTCTGGGGGAGTTGCGTGCGGGGTTGGCGGGGTTGGTTGGTGGTGTGCCGTCGATTCGGTTGATCAGTACCACTGGTGGGGGTGGGGCGGTTTTCGATGCGGAGTATTGGGTGGCCAATCTGCGTGATCCGGTGTGTTTCACCCAGGCGGTGGCCGCTGCGGCCGAGGACCACGCCACCTTCATCGAGATCAGCCCCCACCCCCTGCTCACCCACGCCATCACCGACACGCTGGCGGACAAGCACCACCACAGCATCGGCACGCTGCATCGCGACACCGACGACACCATCGCTTTCCACACCGCGCTCAACGCCACCCACACCGTCCGGCCGCCGGACACCCCGCACCCTTCGGAACCCCATCCGAGGGTGCCGCTGACACCCTGGCAGCACACGAGGCACTGGATCGGCGGCGCCGAACCGACTCGTTCGGATTCGGCACCGCGGCCCGACACCGTGCTGGGCCGGCACATCGAGGTGGCGGCGTCCGGCTCGCCGTCGGCCCACCTGTGGCAGGCACGGCTCACGCCGGAGGCCAGACCGTACCCCGGCCGCCACCGCATCGGCGGCGTCGAGGTGGTACCAGCATCCGTTGTGCTCCGGACCTTCTCGGCCGTAGCGGCGGATATCGGCGTTCCGGCCGCGCTGTCCGACATCTGCCTGGAACACCCGATCGTGGTCGACCGGCCGCGACTGGTCCAGGTCACCGCCGACGGTCAGTCCCTGACCCTGTCGTCGAGCCCGGACGCCGACACCTCGGCACGACGCTGGACGCGCCACGCCACCGCCCGGTTCGCCGCGCCACCGGATGCCGCCAGACCCCGGCCGGAGGGCTCGGGCAGCGACGCCACTCCGGAGCCGTTCGATCCCGCGTCCATCGCCGAACTGCAACGCGCCTGGGGCATCGACGGGCAGCCGTACGCGTGGACGGTGACCACCTGCCTGCCGGTGCCCGGTGGACTGTGCGCCGAGGTCGATCTGCCGCGCGCCTCGGCCGCGGCACTCGTGGACGCCGCCGTCCATCTCGGCCGGCTGGCCGACATCGGCGACCCGCGACTGATGTTCCCGGCGGCGGCCGACGGCATCCGGTTCGCGGCCGACGTCGCCGACACACACGGCCTGGTCCGCGTGGACCGGCGCGACGGCGGTGCCGGGAACGACCTGGTCGTCGACATCACCGTCGAGACCCTCGACGGGACAACCTGTCTGGAGATCCGCTCGCTGCGGTTCACCGGCCTCGACTCGGTCCCGGCGGCGGGAGACGACGGTGCGGTGTCATTGGCGCACGCCGTCGAGTGGCAACCCCGGGAGGAGTACACCGCGACCGAGAGGTCCGATTCCCAGGGCACGCTCGCGGTCGTGGGCAGAAGCGACACCGCCCGCCTGTTGTGTGACCGGCTCACCGGCGCCGGGTTCGACGGCGCCGGGTTCGACGACGCCGGGTTCGACGAGGCCGGTGTCGACGACGCGCGGCACGTCGTCTACCTCGCCGGGGCCGGTGCCGATCAGCCGGGGGAGCCCGACATCGACTGGGCTGCGCAGATGGTCGACGAGGTCGCCGACCTGGTCCGCCGGTTGTCCGAACGGCACGACGACCACCCGGTCCGGCTGTGGATCATCACCACCGGCGTCCGCGAGGCCGTCGACCCCGACGCCTTGGCGCAGAGCTGCTTGTGGGGCTTGGCCGGCGTGGTCGGCGCCGAGCAGCCGCAACTGTGGGGCGGGCTGGTGGACCTCCCCGCCGGGGCGGATATCGGCGAGATCGCACCCACGCTGGCCTCGATGCTGCCGCACCCCACCCGCTCGGTGGTCGCGGTGCGCGACGGCACCGTGTTGTGGCCCGTCTTCGTACCGATCACAGACCCTCCGGCCCGGGAACCTATCCGCTGCCGCCCCGACGCCGCCTACCTCATCACCGGCGGTATGGGTGCGCTGGGCGTGCTGATGGCCGACTGGCTCGCAGAGCGCGGTGCGCGCCGACTGGTGTTGGCCGGGCGTGAGGCACTGCCTCCGCGGCGCGAATGGGATGCAGCACACGGTGATCCGGACACCCGCCGCAAGATCGCCGCGATCCGCGCCCTGGAGAAGCGTGGGGTCGGCGTCGACGCGGTGGCGCTCGACATCGGGTCACGCGAACAGCTGCAGGCCCTGCTCGACGAGCGGGACGCCGCCGGCGCCCCTCCGGTCCGGGGTGTCATCCACGCGGCGGGTCTGACGGAGAGCCAACTGCTCACCGAACTCGACGAGCATCGGCTCCGGCGCACCCTGTGGCCCAAAGTACAAGGGGCACAAGTGCTCGACCAGGTGTTCGCACCCGGCACTCTGGATTTCCTCTATCTGACGGCGTCTGCGGGTGCGGTGTTCGGCGTCCCGGGTCAGGGCGCCTACGCCGCGGCCAACGCCTACTTGGACTGCCTGGCCAGGGCCCGTCACCACCGCGGTGACGACACCGTGAGCCTCGACTGGGTGGCCTGGCAGGGCCTCGGCTTCGCCTCGGACGCCCACATCGTCGTCCAGGAGTTGGAACGCATCGGATCGCGGCCGATCACATCGGACGAAGCCTTCGCCGCCTGGGAGCACGTGTCGCGTCATCGGGTCGCTCAGGCGGTGATGGCCCCGTTGCGGTCCGCCGGTTCCGGCGGGCTCGACGGCGAAGCCGCCCTGGGGCCGGAGTGGGAGTGGTCGGTGATGTCGCACGAGGAGGTGCGCAGCATCCTCGAGCGGGAACTGCAGACCATCCTGGCCGGTGAACTGGGCATGGGCGACGCAGATCTCGAACTGGACCGCCCGTTCGCCGACATGGGCCTCGATTCGGTGATGGCGATGTCCGTTCGACGCGCCGCCGAACAACTCATCGGCGTCGAGTTGTCGGCGACGATGCTCTGGAACCACCCGACCATCGCCGGTCTGGCGACGTATCTGACCAACAAACTGCTGCCGCAGAGTGATTCGACCGCCACGGTCGGCAGTGACTTCGACGTGGTGCCGGATGCCGACGGCAGCGTCCTCGACGCGCTCTTCGACAGCGTGGATCCGGCGACGGCCGGCAGTGAGAGCGGTATCTGA